Proteins from a genomic interval of Treponema succinifaciens DSM 2489:
- the mmsB gene encoding multiple monosaccharide ABC transporter permease: MAVNTNSLKKMLKGNTMIFILLAVMLFFQALIVGFGKGSLFAPENITNLINQNAWVVILATGMLLCILTGGNIDLSVGSVICLVGAVAGILIVNLGWPVIPSIIVCLIVGTAIGAWHGFFIAYVHIPPFICTLSGMLLWRGVALILLGGMTISPFPSTFMNIFNSYLPDLALEQATDELFEASEDAYYALVDKNAQITLIVTLIIAVICCFVTVASALCSRASKKRKGYSVSSAGSFMGKQVVLCAVIMLVGWLLAQDKGLPLILVILAVIVGIYSYYTQNTVPGRYLYAIGGNEKAARLSGVNTDNVMFFAYTNMGFIAAVAGLVCAARLNSAAPTVGTSYEMDAIASCFIGGASAYGGTGTVGGAVIGAVFMGILNNGMSILGVDANWQRAVKGLVLLLAVIFDVVSKKRSSSK; this comes from the coding sequence ATGGCAGTTAATACAAACAGCTTAAAGAAAATGCTTAAGGGTAACACGATGATTTTTATTCTTCTGGCAGTCATGCTGTTTTTTCAGGCTTTGATTGTTGGATTCGGAAAAGGATCGCTTTTTGCACCGGAAAATATTACAAACCTTATAAACCAGAACGCCTGGGTTGTAATTCTTGCAACTGGTATGCTTCTGTGTATTCTTACCGGCGGAAACATTGACCTTTCTGTTGGCTCTGTAATTTGTCTTGTTGGCGCGGTCGCAGGAATTTTAATTGTAAATCTTGGCTGGCCGGTTATTCCTTCGATTATTGTATGCCTTATTGTCGGAACAGCAATCGGTGCATGGCACGGATTTTTTATTGCTTATGTTCACATTCCGCCGTTTATTTGTACATTGTCCGGAATGCTTTTGTGGCGCGGAGTTGCCTTGATCCTTCTTGGCGGAATGACAATTTCTCCGTTCCCTTCAACATTCATGAATATCTTCAACAGCTATCTTCCAGACCTTGCGCTTGAGCAGGCTACAGACGAGCTTTTTGAAGCTTCAGAAGATGCCTATTATGCTCTTGTTGACAAGAATGCGCAGATTACTTTGATTGTAACTTTGATTATTGCCGTTATCTGCTGCTTTGTTACTGTGGCATCAGCACTTTGTAGCCGCGCGTCAAAAAAGAGAAAGGGATATTCTGTGTCTTCTGCCGGCTCGTTTATGGGAAAGCAGGTTGTTTTGTGCGCTGTTATTATGCTTGTTGGCTGGCTACTTGCTCAGGACAAAGGACTTCCGCTTATCCTTGTAATTCTTGCAGTGATTGTCGGAATCTATTCTTACTATACACAAAATACAGTTCCAGGCCGCTATCTTTATGCAATCGGCGGAAATGAAAAAGCTGCCCGTCTTTCCGGCGTAAACACAGACAACGTTATGTTTTTTGCTTACACAAACATGGGATTCATTGCAGCTGTTGCAGGACTTGTCTGCGCCGCGCGATTGAACTCTGCAGCTCCTACAGTTGGAACAAGCTATGAAATGGATGCGATTGCATCATGCTTTATTGGAGGTGCTTCTGCTTACGGCGGAACAGGAACTGTAGGCGGTGCTGTAATCGGCGCTGTATTTATGGGAATCCTGAATAATGGTATGTCGATTCTTGGTGTTGATGCTAACTGGCAGCGCGCGGTAAAAGGCCTTGTTCTTTTGCTTGCTGTAATCTTTGATGTTGTTTCAAAGAAAAGAAGCAGCTCAAAATAG